The region GCGCGAGCAGCGGCTCAAGCGCGCGCTGGCGCCGCTGCGCGGCAACTACGACTTCATCATCATCGACTGCCCGCCGGCGCTGTCGTTGCTGACCCTGAACGCGCTGACCGCAGCCGACTCGATCATCGTGCCGATGCAGTGCGAGTACTACGCACTGGAAGGCCTCAGCGCGCTGGTCGACACGATCGAGGCGCTCAAGGCCAACCTCAATCCTTCACTCGAAATCGAAGGCGTATTGCGCACCATGTTCGACGTGCGCAACAACCTGGCCAACGCGGTTTCGGCCGAACTCACCAATCACTTCGGCGACCGCGTGTTCCGGACCATCGTGCCGCGCAACGTGCGCCTGGCCGAGGCCCCGAGCCACGGCCAGAGCATCGTCGGCTACGACAAGGCCAGCCGCGGCGGCATCGCTTATCTGGGCCTGGCCGGCGAGGTGCTGCGTCGCCAGCGCGAACGCGACCAGGCCGCCAAGACCGCCGCGCGCGCCGTCACTGCGGAGACCCCGGCATGAGTCACCCTGCCAAGAAGCGCGGCCTCGGCCGCGGCCTCGAAGCCCTGCTCGGCCCCAAGGCCGCCGCCGAAGCGCCGACCCTGGTCGAAGCCCAGCCCGGCGATCTGTTGCGCAACCTGCCGGTCGACTCGCTGAGCCCCGGCAAGTACCAGCCGCGCAAGCACTGGGACGAGGACAAGCTCGCCGAGCTGGCCGAGTCGATCAAGGCCCAGGGCGTGATCCAGCCCATCGTGGTGCGCGAGATCGGCGAGAAGGGCGGCAAGACCTACGAGATCATCGCCGGCGAGCGCCGCTGGCGCGCCTCGCGCCTGGCCGGGCTCGACGTGATCCCGGTGGTGATCCGCGAAGTCGACGACCGCACCGTGGTCGCGATGGCGCTGATCGAGAACATCCAGCGCGAAGACCTCAATCCGCTCGAAGAAGCCACCGCGTTGCAACGGCTGATCGACGAATTCGACCTCACCCACGCCCAGGCCGCCGAAGCGGTCGGCCGTTCGCGCGCGGCGGTGTCCAACCTGCTGCGCCTGCTCGAACTGCCGAG is a window of Lysobacter antibioticus DNA encoding:
- a CDS encoding ParA family protein, which translates into the protein MARIIAVANQKGGVGKTTTAVNLAAALARTPKRVLLVDLDPQGNATMGSGIDKRQLEDSVCDVLLGEADAAATIVRAPEDFDLLPGNIDLTAAEITLMGQDAREQRLKRALAPLRGNYDFIIIDCPPALSLLTLNALTAADSIIVPMQCEYYALEGLSALVDTIEALKANLNPSLEIEGVLRTMFDVRNNLANAVSAELTNHFGDRVFRTIVPRNVRLAEAPSHGQSIVGYDKASRGGIAYLGLAGEVLRRQRERDQAAKTAARAVTAETPA
- a CDS encoding ParB/RepB/Spo0J family partition protein — encoded protein: MSHPAKKRGLGRGLEALLGPKAAAEAPTLVEAQPGDLLRNLPVDSLSPGKYQPRKHWDEDKLAELAESIKAQGVIQPIVVREIGEKGGKTYEIIAGERRWRASRLAGLDVIPVVIREVDDRTVVAMALIENIQREDLNPLEEATALQRLIDEFDLTHAQAAEAVGRSRAAVSNLLRLLELPSEIRILVETRALEMGHARALLTLAPQAAIALARQAAENQWSVRDVEHRVQQLAAGKVPVSGKPKPAKAKPQADIVTLERELSESLSTKVNVLHGRGGKGRLVIHYTDLDSLEGVLERLRGKVEA